Within Spinacia oleracea cultivar Varoflay chromosome 4, BTI_SOV_V1, whole genome shotgun sequence, the genomic segment GTCTCAAAGTAAGCATCATAGCCAACTATTGTCGCAGTATCCATTGTTTTGTTCTGTGATTTATCCATGTTTGAATTAACAGGAAAGATCTTTTAAATTTTCACTTATAATCTAAACTCATCAGATTCATAATTTCTGAAGTTAGTAAAATTGTAACAAATCACTCAGGATAATATCATAACAATTAACAAACACAGAATATGAATTCGATTACGTTTCCGATAAAATGCAGGCTTATATATTTCTTCAAGGATTCCAATATTTCAAGGCAGAAAATATAATTACAGTTTCTTATTATTATGACAAACTCTATCTTGTTCCATTTTCTTTTGTGGTATTCTTGTTCCAGTTTAGGTTGCACGAAAACAGACACGGATACCGCGACGGAAAACGACAATCTTAAGGCAATCTGTGACTGTAGTGCAAAATAACAATAACTAGATACGGAGTATAAAATAGTTATGGAGATTGATAATACCTGTTGGCTGTTGCAGAATAATACCCAGAATGATAATACCTGTTGGCTGTCCGAGTTTCTGAAACTACACTTCAATGCACATTGCGACAGGAGTTTCAGATAtacatttggaaaaaaaaacttcTGATGTAACATAGAATAACCTTTTGTCGATTAACGATTTAACAAGATAGTCATAGAGTCAAAAGAGGAATGTTTGATAGACTTTTTGGGATCGGTTCCATTAATATAGTTTATGCTGAGATCACTTCATCACAAGACAGCTAATAAAAATCTTTACCAATATACCTGGCAACACCAACAATATAAACAACTTTCTGTCTAAATGCCACATAATTTTAACACCATGTACATAATACCTGTAAACAACTATGTTGTACGGAGACACAATTTTCATCAATTAGGAAACTTGGTACCCAAAGACTGAACCAATAAGATGGTCTTAAGACAAACAATTTAGTGAAACATCATTCTATTAACTTAACAGCCTGCATAACATAAAGCCAGACCAGGTAATCCATTGCTTAATTCGTTAACTTCCCAACTGACCACTAAACTAATACTTTGTTTAACTTGCCAACTCCAGTTAACTAAATCAAATCAACCTACAATCGCAGTGCACAAGGCTCTTGATTCTTGAATTCATATTTACAAGGTATAAACATAATTgcacaaaataattcaaatacaatttaattagtaattttaattgaaaatacaaaaataacaaAACAGACCTAGCTTGCTCCGTCGACCACCACTGCGGGCTGTCGTCGGTCACTCACGCCGCTGCTGTGGACTGGTTCCGAGTGGTGCTCTGCCGCCGATACGAAAAGCCCTAACTCCCAAATCCCCAAATTCTAATTCACAAACCCTAATTCCCTAAACTTAATTCCAAATGAAAATCCCGGCAAAAACCCTTATTGATCAGTTGCAGCGAGGAAATAGACCCTTGCTGGAGTTACCACCGGTGACAGGCGAGACCCAACGGCGACTGGCGAGAACCACCGGCGACGGGCGAGACACAGGGAAAactgagggaagaagaagggagtactGCGCGGgatatgattttagaatttggTCTTCAAGTTTGAGATAAAATGTTGCTTAATTCGTTAACTTCCCAATTGGCCACTAAACACTTGGTCTGAATTAACTTTGCAGCGAAAAAAGTTACAACATGcaattgcagggggcttttaccatgtacgctgcaaaataaaaaggctattgcagggggcttttacactgtacgctgcaaaaaactcttttGCAGGGGACATTTAATTTGTACgttgcaacaaccctttaaatgatttgacccgcgttgaccttcttgttgttgcagcgtataaatacatgtacgctgcaacaagggggctgcaacaacgtataatttttttttttttggtgttagcacccgattCACCCTTAGAGCTAATATTTGTTCTGgatggataggttccagtcccctcccaattgttgttgcgggggatcgaacacgagttgTCCCTACCAAGtccagcctcaatcaccactgaaccaactgAACCAAtgataggctgtcgtacacccgtcaaaaataaaatcctaactaAACCTTCTAACAATGTAGCCGGGTAAGTAGGGTCGAATCCATAGAGAGATgactatttaaatctagctttcaaggtatggcgaaactaacaatgtcacgaaatttaggattgaatgtttaaactaaaataaaggaaaataaactaaaagatctagggcaatggttcaccatgttcatagttcagaatcaatcaaaacatcatcaacaactcaaatattcaaattatctagagcacaagttaatcctacggtcgagtcttaacactctcaattcaacatatgcagtacgatcgctaacataatcagaattgctagttgtaggtaagcctctaaaattcgatctttcgattctaaatcctattagcatgatttaatcaaacaattgatcagattgcaaagattaacaatataaacctaatcaactagaaatatcaatgaataatcaaaccatcaacaataataataaggattcataatataaacatggattcccaaaccctagaaagcgaactactcaatcatgaaacgaacaatgaaaatcaaatctaagaatgaaaacataattaaaagcaataaacaaaataaagagaaaaatcgATAATACCTCAAAGAGTTACATTGATGGAGTTTTAAGAAAATCTAGGGTTCATGAAAggagaagagaaaagaaaacgTTAAAATAGAATTCTAAGGGAATTAAAacctaaagaaaaataaagcataagggaaataaattaattcccttgaagtatttatatgctacctaaattctaaacaaaataggaaataacaataattacataAGCTATGATTTAATTGAACGATCACGAGAACGAATGCAACGAATCCACGCGGAAACCATATAGGcgcagaaaccagcgggcccactggtgggtcgctggttttcgcgcccaaggggaagaGTCGGGCCAGCTTTGTGGGCCGTGGGcaaatcggatagtcgagccaccTTGTTTAtatcataactcttgttctacaatgcctatagggacgtgtgacctgtcgttggaaagatCTTGAAGCCTACTTTCTAGAACAATCAAAATcgtctcattccgacatgtagaacttgagatatcatcaaaatagtaaacgcttgtccgttttgatgcttagaaaagtagagtttagcttcgttgtggactcaaaattatccctagagacctgcaatgatcctcgagtcaacattctatccgttcatcatccaaatcaactcataacactccgaaaacatccaaatgaccgtaaaatcacctgaaacattaagaaaacacaaacgggttCGCGGATGATAGTAGATCAGCAATCCGTGTTATTTCCCTTTTCTTCAATGATAAAATCCGTTAAATCTATCTTTTACTAACCCTGGTTTAACTCATCGCCGTTGTTACCGGTTACCACCCCTCATCTTCGCACTATTTAACCTCcacactcccccccccccccattgaCCATTGTTACCACCATTCAACGGTTTCACCTCCACTTCCTCTTCCTTCAACCTCACTCTGTTTATGAGCAGTGGTCGATTGAGGGTGCCATTGTTGCGGAAGGTTGCGGAAGGTTTTTGAAGGTTGGTAACTGGTAATGATTTATTGTAGTCTAAATTTTCTCGACTGGGGTTGCTGCCGATCATCTTCTTTGCCCTTAAATTTAACCCATCTTCATTCCCTCTCTTTCTCTGTGTAAAGGTTAATTGTTGTGTAAGGGGCAAAAGAGATGAAGAAATCAAATGCAATGCCAATTATAATTGGAGGAATGGTGTTGGATATTCATGCCACTGCCTCCGTTCCTTCTACTGCTAAAAGCACCACGCCTGGTCAGGTTTGTTTGTGTTTCTTTTACCCCCAATAATTTCCTGAACTTTTTGAGCCCTAATATCCGTTGTTTCTCCTTAGATTTAGATGATTTGGATGAATTTGCTAATCCTCAAAACTTTGTTGGTAGTATACAGTTTGCATTTGATGGATTGTAATTTGTTGTTAGCTAATTTTCTGCATAATACTAAGAAATGAGCACCTCGTACAGTCGAATCGCACGAAAATTAAGAAATCGCGAGTTTCTCAATCCTTAATCAGATGATCTGTATTTGTCCTGTTAGTATGAGGAATTACTTGTGTTTCTGAAGTTGTGTTGAATTAATATGAAAGAGCTACAGGTACTAAATTGACTCTGGTAATGGTTTTTATCAAAGAGTATCTTGGAGAGGTTAGCTGGACTAGGATTTTAAGGAAGTTTTGGATGGAATGAGAAAGTACAACACTGATGTTTAAGAAATGGATATAGTGATGAGGAACCTAACAAAGTGAAGCGAGAGAAAGAATGAGATTTGAACTCAGAGGAAGATTGTGATTTGTGAATGTCTAACTATTTGCACATCTAAATAGTTTGATACTCTGATATGAGAATTGATTTGTGTGAGATGCTAATTTTCTGTGTATAGGTATTGACGTATAGCAAGTAGTGAATGAGTTGTTATGTGAATGAGTGTATCTCCCGAAAATGAGGGGTGAGCTATGTGAAGTAATAAACGAGTTCTAAGTGGATCATTCATATCGTTAATGGTAATGAAATGATGTCTTTTACGTAGCACCCATTGACATTTTTGTAAGGAGTGTCTCCTTGTGAGGAGATTATGTGGTCTTAAAGAAGAATTGGTAGAAATTAATAACATCAGGGCCAATAGAGTTCTAAAATTGATGGATAAGCAAGGTTTTTCTCACTATTGGCCCCCTATTCCGTAAATTCAAAATTGGTCTTAAGAGTGACTGTTTATTCCTGGGTTTAAAGGTAGATTATGGCTGGGGTGACCCTTACTGCTAGTTTCCTATTCCTGAATCTAAGGGTTAGCATTCACATTAAAAGAATGAGAAACCCTGCACAGTTGCACACACATTCGAGGCCCACTTGAGTTGAATTCAATTCAAGAAATACCATGTACTTCTTTCAGCGCCTTCCTTGGGAGGTTGAGGCAGAAATTGAAGAGGAGCAGGATCTGAAAAGCGGTGGCTTCTACAAGAATGGAATATTCCAAAGCAATTCGTCAGCGAAGGAAGGCCAACCGAGCGAAGCTATTTCTATGACAATGATTCGGATTTGGGGATTGAGTTTCACATACGTGTATTCGATTATTGTATTTTTTATAGTTTCAAAATACAAATCTCATATTACATCAATTTTTTCATTAAGTACATTTAAGGCCCATATGGTGGTTCGGATTGAGACTAAGAATTGGTGATCAAaggttcaaacttcaaaacattCTATGCCATTGGATAATACTACCAGCCAAATGCCATAATATTTTCCATGTCTTATGTAAGTGTGATGTGGTGCCAAGTTATTGATGGGGTGGGGAGGCAACATGGAGGACTCTTCTGAAATGTTGCACCTTTTAGACAAATAGTATAGGTTCATTTGCTTTGCTGCTGCAGTTGAACCTTTGTTAGTGAAGCAAAGTCAATGTCTGACTGTTTGGTCACTGAACTCTGAAAGTTATGGTAGAGGCCTCCCGGCTAAGGATAAGCACACATGTCATCATACTGTCTGGCTTCATGTGCCTAGAGGACAGGTCTGAGATAGAAGATGAGTTACTTCCCACAATGGACAAGTTCGCTGGTAATTTGCGCATCATATGCGGAGGGTGTTCAGCTGTTCTAGATTCAATCATGAGCCATCTTTGAATTTAGAGTGACACCAGATTCTATATGCTAAATACACGTTTTGGTGGTTCCTCTCGAGATGTCCATTCCAGATTCTGTAATTGTCCCTAAAGTTGATGTCTTAGCACATTAATTCCTGCGTGTGGAGATTTTGGAGTATTGACTAGTGGGTCTGTTAATGTATTTGTTGCCCAAGGTATATCATTGTCAGAATGTAAAAAATTCTGAACACCACATCCCTTTTTTCCTCTGCAGAATGAATTTATACTAGGAGGTGTAGCAAGGAACATTGCTGAGTGCCTGTTAAAGCTTGGAACAAAATCGTTCATGATCAGTGCTCTGGGATGTGACCTGCCAGGTGCTTTACTGTTTTGTTTGATAATTTGCATCTTGATTATTTCAAATGTGCTTGAACCTGATGTCATTTcttgaattatgctaaataacTGTATGGAGCTGGTTATGTTTTCCACTAATTGAGTCCAAGTTTCTGCAAAGTTCTGTCTCTACCAAAATCTCATACTATTGAGTATTGACTATATATATTGTCTAGTTGTCTTTAAAGAACATAAATATACATATTACTATTAGTTCCCAATGCAACTTTTATTAGTCAAATCAACTAGATTCTAGCTTGTGGATGTGTTAATTGCCCATTATTTTCCCGAGAAATTAACCAATTTGTTGTGGAAGCTACTTGTCATACTATGCCAAAAATGACACCTTTTGCTTAACAGGAGACTTGTTGTTGGAACAGTGGAGATCAGCTGGGTTACTGACGGAAGGTAACTTTTTACTGGAACGTGATTGCCAATTTATGTACATTATTGTGTTTATTATCGATGATACTAGGGCCTCTCATAGGCTTTTTTACGGCATAGAAAATTCTAGTTTTAGGCCCTTGGTTGGAATTTGTTGGCAGAAATGCTGCTTTGCAACAAATAAATACAGGGTGATTCTAGCAGGACATTTGATGCAGTTTGTAATAAACTATAGTTGAAGTACAATACAGGTGCTTTCAGCTCCTTCTATGCAATGTATCTGATTACTTATAAAGAACTCATAACTAAAGAAGTGAAGCCACTTAGTATTCAAACACTCTTAAGATAATTTTACCGCCCGCCTCAAGGGTGTAACCAATATCACTGTTATTGAAGCATCCTTGAGAACCTTTGGAAGTTAGATATTAGTACGTATTCTGTTCCAACTAATGCTATATTTATAAAACAATTATTAAGTTCTAATACTGATGGTCTCACTGATCAGGTATACAACGAGGCCTGGACATTACGACAGCTTCTGTATGCAACATGTTCGACATTAATGGAGATTTGACAGCAGGTGTTGCTAGCGTGGAATCAATTGTGAGTGAGAGGATTCATTATTTGTACCTTGATATGTGTATGTCCATTTGTGACATGgttttgttaagttaaaatcAACCAGTTCTTGAAATTATTATAGTTTCAAATATGTAATTTTGCTACATCAAAGGGGGATAAGGGCTAATGTGTCTTAACAATCATATTCAGGAAAAATACGTTACTCCTCAGTGGATTCAGCAGTTCAAGTCCATTGTACATTCTGCTCCAGTGATGATGGTTGATGCTAATTTGAGCCCTGAAGCTCTCAAAGCTTCCTGTAGAAGTAAGTACACCTTTCTTCTTTGCAACTATTCAGATTAAACCGTGTGTCAGGGTAGTGAACTTCTATATTTTAAATTTCCTCGATTTTAGATGTATCTGACATAGACTTGGTTGTTACTAACAAATCCTCTCTTGGTTGTTACAAAACAAAACCTCTCATGTCCTGGCCTGCTCGTGGGCTTGCTGAAGAAGATACTCTTTCTCATTAACTTAATGCAACAAACATACAATTTAGAGCGTGACCCTAAATTTCTTGCTTGTTAGTTTGAGATGTCTCCCTAAATGGCCACCTTTCAGCAATTGAGAATGTCTGCTGTTTTCTCTTGAAGCTACTTATTATAGTCGATTACTTTGTAGAAGTGAGACATTTGAACTGGAAGGGAgatcggaggaagtatatatatatatttttttttgagcttcAATTGCTTAGATAATGAGATTTTTCTAAGTTTTACATTAGTTCCTCTGAGCTTCATTTGATGAGATGTTACAAAAATTTTTGCCTTTTTTCTTTCCTATATTTTGTCTTCTTGATTTCTTAGGGGTTAAGGCAGCATACATCTTGACTTCCCTAGACCCTATCTTGCATGAATTTTACttgatttttgttgttttgGGTCTTATTTCCTGAAGCTTATGTGAGCTGTACATTTCAGTGGCCGCTGATTTTGATGTTCCGGTGTGGTTTGAGCCAGTTTCAGTTACAAAATCTGAAAGAGTCGCTGCAATTGCCAACTATGTGAGTACCAAAATCTTCTTGCTATAGTACACAGCAAATTGACAGTGAATGAAAACATCAAGAACTTTTAGAACAGATTCCGACATATTGGATACTAGATCAGATTTCAATATATTGCTCAGTAACAAAAAGTGGTAGTCATCAAGAATGTTTAGATTTAAATTTGAAAAAAGATGTGTGCAGTTGTTATAAAATGGGAGTTGACTTCTCTGTGATGCTACCCACTGATATTGTGGATCTTTTCTTGGTTTGCTTCTTGAGTCATATGTAACAGTCAGTTGATTATAAGATTTATAACCAGATTTCGAtccgaaaataagagttaaaaAGTAGCAGTCTCAAAAATTGCATACCATCTGTGTTCTGGTACTGTGATCTTAACACCGCTTTCCTTTCAACAGATCACTTTTGCCTCTCCAAATGAGCATGAACTTATTGCAATGGCAAATTCCTTGTCccgtaaaaataaatttaggcCTATTGAGAGGGATCAAAGGAAGATGAATGCTTCCATAGAGTCCTTGTTCAAAGAGCTGAAACCAGCAATCTTAGTCCTGCTGCAAAAAGGTATCAAGTATGTGCTAGTGACACTTGGACCTGATGGCGCATTCTTATGTTCCGGAAGTGGGCCCTCTGGTTTGAGAGAATGTTTGAGCAGCACAAAAAGTTTTGATAAAAAGAGAGAGATCTTTGATAAGGTCAGCAATAGATGCCCTACACATCAATATTTGGGTCCCACACCATACAAAAAAGGCTCTCAGTTATTTGTAATGCATTTCCCTGCACTTCCTGCAACAGTTGGTAGGGTTAGTGGTGCTGGAGATTGTTTAGTTGGTGGGATGCTTGCATCGTTGTGTTCGGGTTTGGATGTCATGCAGAGTGTAGCTGTTGGTGTTGCTGCTGCTAAGACAGCCATTGAGGTGAAAACCAACGTGCCTGACAAATATGATTTAACAACAGTTGCAGGTATATGAGCTATCTCCAACACCTTGAAATCAAGtttttactccctctgtcccctTTTTGTTATTTATGTATTTCATTTCGGGTGTCccattttgttctttacattgaaaatgtttccttttatattatcacatataTGACTTATTCTATAAAAGTTTGTGCCCAAGGATTATTTTAACCCACAAATTAGAAGATGCACCCGGTTGTATGTAGTTCTACATGCAACCGGgttaaaaacaattttttttacgcCTTAATAGCACATTTTACCtatttaaaagcacattttaaCGATTTAAAGCACATCATCTATTTAAAAGCACATACTTGTATATCTTTCGTTTCTTTTACTTACAACACTTTTTTTTCCATCTGTAACAACATACTTATGTGcttttaatttgtaaatatgtgcTTTTAGGAGGTTAAAGGTATAAAACAAACCGGTTACATGTAGTTCTACGTGCAACCGGGTGTACCTTCTACCAATtgattttaaccaattaaattcattgagggtatttaatctctcacacttttccattgacGCATTAAATcgttctcattttcccaatatcagatttttgataaaagtgaaaacgttttaaataaacgtaatttgtcttgtttaaataaaaaaaattagaggaatctcaatgcatgTTAATTAGTCATTAAATTGCGTGcataataccaaacgtaaaggaCAAAAAGGGGCAGAGGGAATATTTTGGTAGAGTGCTTTAGAAGAAAGAACAGGGATCCCCCTTTCACCACTATTAAGTTAGTCTAACATGTGACTCTAAGATAGATATATGAAGATATATCCCTTCTCTCGAACCCTTGGAATGTGGGTGTGAGGCCTTTTCTTCATCTCTCGTCTCTTCCCTAGTTTTCATCTTTTAAGCTCGGTCTTGACATTGAAGTTGAAACTTGGTAATTTAGATCAGTGGCTTTATGCGTGGGCCCAAATTTCTATGTACCATATTTTCATCAGTGGTCGTAGGATCATAGCTTCAAAGGAATAGTCTTACTATCCTGCATGAGCAGATTAATTAAACACAGAATTCTCTTATGAACTTCACATTGTAAAGGTTTTGAGGAAAAATCAGAGCTGAAGATTTTACACTGATTTAATGCTTTCTAATCTCTGTTACTTCGATTATTATCGACTTTGTGAGGCCTTGAAAGTATTGATCTATGTAACTAACTGGTGTAATTTCTGCGAATGCAGATGATGCAGGCGCGGTATACAGTGCTGCCAAAGTTGTGTTCCAGGAATCTATGTTGTGAAATTCTCAGACACGAGTAAACAATCAATGAACGATTTACAACTGTGTTTGAGATTGAGAATCCGCGTTAGCCTTTTTGGCTAGAGATCGGGGATTGGATTTGATGAAACCATTTTTAAGGTGTAAATTAGAAGGAGATTGAGATGGGAAAGGTAAGGCTGGGAAAAGGTTTGGTTAATGTACATGAGATTTGATACATTAGGAGTAGGAAAGTTTCATACACTAAGAGCTAATTATAAGTGGTCTATTATTTTGGGACGGAGTTAAATGTGGTCTATTGTTTACGACCAAAGTGAGTGTAAATATATTGtcctatcaaaaaaaaaaagaaaagaaatgctAGCAGTATTGATTGAGTTTGTCGATTTACACATATTTGTGTAGGTAATTGCCAACAGGAATTCTATAAGCGTTTTTTGAAAGAATTACAATTTAATCATTGTTTTGTATTTGATGGAGCTTACTAATTGTATTGTCATGCAATTCATAATTGAAAATGCTGGAAAGTTTGACACATCTCAAAGGAGAGGTATCGGTGTTGTTTTGGTCTAACGGTTAAGATTTAGAGCCTTGTATATAATAGGTTAAGTTCTAATTTCCCCTCCCTTGTTTGTAATTTATACTAGATTTtatcccgtgcgatgcacggtttttattaaattgttacgttataataaaactcctatatatatcaactgctatattttatagtattagattagattttttttttttttttttattgaatttcattt encodes:
- the LOC110800368 gene encoding pseudouridine kinase isoform X1, producing MKKSNAMPIIIGGMVLDIHATASVPSTAKSTTPGQNEFILGGVARNIAECLLKLGTKSFMISALGCDLPGDLLLEQWRSAGLLTEGIQRGLDITTASVCNMFDINGDLTAGVASVESIEKYVTPQWIQQFKSIVHSAPVMMVDANLSPEALKASCRMAADFDVPVWFEPVSVTKSERVAAIANYITFASPNEHELIAMANSLSRKNKFRPIERDQRKMNASIESLFKELKPAILVLLQKGIKYVLVTLGPDGAFLCSGSGPSGLRECLSSTKSFDKKREIFDKVSNRCPTHQYLGPTPYKKGSQLFVMHFPALPATVGRVSGAGDCLVGGMLASLCSGLDVMQSVAVGVAAAKTAIEVKTNVPDKYDLTTVADDAGAVYSAAKVVFQESML
- the LOC110800368 gene encoding pseudouridine kinase isoform X2; this encodes MPLPPFLLLLKAPRLNEFILGGVARNIAECLLKLGTKSFMISALGCDLPGDLLLEQWRSAGLLTEGIQRGLDITTASVCNMFDINGDLTAGVASVESIEKYVTPQWIQQFKSIVHSAPVMMVDANLSPEALKASCRMAADFDVPVWFEPVSVTKSERVAAIANYITFASPNEHELIAMANSLSRKNKFRPIERDQRKMNASIESLFKELKPAILVLLQKGIKYVLVTLGPDGAFLCSGSGPSGLRECLSSTKSFDKKREIFDKVSNRCPTHQYLGPTPYKKGSQLFVMHFPALPATVGRVSGAGDCLVGGMLASLCSGLDVMQSVAVGVAAAKTAIEVKTNVPDKYDLTTVADDAGAVYSAAKVVFQESML